One genomic region from Bacillus sp. SLBN-46 encodes:
- a CDS encoding MBL fold metallo-hydrolase, producing MSSIGNGVGIAVLPDVFSYTDQIVNLILVGNPNETNEFVLVDAGMPKSAEEIKEMVQERFGEHAIPKAIILTHGHFDHVGSIAALLEDWNVPVYAHEEELPYLTGQKDYPPGDPSVDSGLVAKLSPMFPNHGINISSLVNALPSDGSVPFMPNWQWIHTPGHTPGHVSLFREQDGMLIAGDAFVTVKQESLYKVMTQTKEISGPPKYYTTDWDAAYESVKKLEALKPQVAVTGHGLPMGGEELKENLDYLVEHFSEIGRPESGRYVN from the coding sequence ATGTCATCCATTGGCAATGGCGTTGGTATAGCTGTTCTCCCAGATGTTTTTAGTTATACGGACCAAATTGTCAATTTAATCCTGGTGGGAAACCCAAATGAGACAAATGAGTTTGTACTCGTTGATGCTGGCATGCCTAAGTCAGCAGAAGAAATAAAGGAAATGGTCCAAGAAAGATTTGGCGAGCATGCGATTCCCAAAGCGATCATCTTAACACATGGCCATTTTGATCATGTTGGTTCTATTGCTGCTTTATTAGAAGACTGGAATGTCCCTGTTTATGCGCACGAAGAGGAACTTCCGTATTTAACTGGACAGAAGGATTATCCTCCGGGCGATCCAAGTGTGGACAGTGGTTTGGTGGCTAAGTTATCACCTATGTTCCCTAATCATGGGATTAATATCAGTTCGCTCGTAAACGCACTTCCATCGGATGGCTCTGTGCCATTTATGCCTAATTGGCAATGGATACATACACCTGGCCATACACCTGGCCATGTTTCACTATTTCGTGAACAAGATGGGATGCTAATTGCCGGTGATGCATTTGTTACGGTCAAACAGGAGTCACTTTACAAGGTAATGACACAGACAAAAGAAATTAGTGGACCACCCAAATACTATACGACCGATTGGGATGCTGCATATGAATCGGTAAAAAAGCTTGAAGCGCTAAAGCCTCAGGTTGCAGTAACCGGACACGGTTTGCCAATGGGTGGAGAAGAATTGAAAGAAAATCTTGATTACTTGGTTGAACATTTTAGTGAGATCGGCAGGCCTGAAAGTGGACGATATGTCAATTGA
- a CDS encoding CopD family protein gives MFILNVLSEALLYLCFSLLLGSFIINLVPENYRPEIKVSKAVILGAVLGIALFSFVPVLRIILYLSEGGLGIGSTLQSVLTNFESGKSWIKTGILSIILFIFLLPIKVERKPYLSITGLILTLALIGTIGLSSHASSLSKWPGFFTHTAHFLAVSTWISVLMMVSWFSKNHDNWLKFLTWFTPLAAICFLITIITGISLMTFVMDVKDYANTWPLSYGQALLVKHLTIVPLLVFAFINSVLVRKKLASEPTFNPLSWAKLESVIVLLLFAVTGALGQQSPPHDIFITLKTEGVSSLFSFFHSSEVVFPLHVTLGLGSVSLLLVAIFFLILTIIIFVKRSQKSLTILMSVLFIFTAYVALMLSIK, from the coding sequence ATGTTTATTTTGAATGTACTAAGCGAAGCTTTGCTTTATTTATGTTTTTCCTTATTGCTCGGAAGTTTTATTATCAATCTTGTACCCGAAAACTACCGTCCTGAGATAAAGGTCTCAAAAGCGGTTATCCTGGGGGCAGTTCTAGGAATTGCCCTTTTTTCCTTTGTGCCTGTTTTACGAATTATTCTTTATTTATCTGAGGGCGGTTTGGGAATAGGTAGCACACTGCAATCAGTGTTAACTAACTTTGAATCAGGTAAATCCTGGATTAAAACAGGAATCCTTTCGATCATATTGTTTATATTTCTTCTCCCGATTAAGGTGGAGCGGAAACCTTACTTATCTATTACTGGTTTAATCCTGACACTTGCATTGATTGGAACCATCGGCTTGTCCAGTCACGCCAGTTCACTATCTAAATGGCCTGGTTTTTTTACTCACACTGCTCACTTCTTAGCTGTTAGCACATGGATTAGCGTTTTGATGATGGTCAGCTGGTTCTCCAAAAATCATGACAATTGGCTGAAGTTTTTAACCTGGTTTACTCCGCTGGCGGCGATTTGTTTTCTTATTACAATCATAACTGGGATTTCCTTAATGACCTTTGTGATGGATGTAAAGGACTATGCTAACACATGGCCATTATCATACGGACAAGCCCTATTGGTAAAGCATTTAACGATCGTACCGTTACTCGTGTTTGCTTTTATAAACAGTGTACTGGTTCGGAAAAAGCTGGCCAGTGAACCAACCTTTAACCCACTATCATGGGCCAAGCTTGAGAGTGTAATTGTGTTACTCCTTTTTGCTGTTACTGGGGCACTAGGACAGCAATCACCACCGCATGATATATTCATTACACTCAAAACAGAGGGTGTCTCGTCGCTTTTTAGCTTTTTTCATTCGAGTGAGGTTGTTTTTCCGTTACACGTAACACTTGGTCTCGGATCCGTAAGCTTGTTACTAGTAGCCATCTTTTTTCTCATATTAACGATCATTATTTTTGTAAAAAGATCTCAAAAGAGTCTAACCATTTTGATGAGCGTCTTATTTATTTTCACGGCCTATGTAGCATTGATGTTAAGCATAAAATGA
- a CDS encoding Crp/Fnr family transcriptional regulator, with the protein MGCEHCCTHDASCLTTVPVFKGLKEGDLLLLQKVTKSRQFVKGEFIFHEGESSETLFVINEGLIKLTKMSAEGKEQIVRLLFPGDFFGLSSLLRKDRHNVNAEAVGNTVICSIKKKDFLKTMETNADLTYRFLLALSERLYQADESVGLLSLMEVEQRLARVLILFHEKMNAGHDAFTLPISKKDLASYIGTTPESVSRKLLAFVSKKWINMNGRRQIQLLELDQLKMIAGMD; encoded by the coding sequence ATGGGCTGTGAACATTGCTGCACACATGATGCTTCGTGTCTTACAACTGTTCCTGTTTTTAAGGGATTGAAGGAAGGGGATCTCTTACTATTACAAAAAGTCACCAAGAGCCGTCAGTTTGTAAAAGGAGAGTTTATCTTTCATGAAGGGGAGAGTTCAGAGACGCTATTTGTCATAAATGAAGGGTTAATTAAACTAACGAAAATGTCTGCTGAAGGAAAAGAGCAAATTGTCAGGTTGTTATTTCCTGGAGATTTCTTTGGTTTATCTTCCTTACTCCGAAAAGATAGACATAATGTAAATGCTGAAGCGGTAGGAAACACGGTTATATGCTCAATTAAGAAGAAGGATTTTTTAAAGACAATGGAGACGAACGCTGACTTAACCTATCGATTTTTATTAGCTTTAAGTGAACGTTTGTATCAAGCAGATGAGTCGGTTGGATTATTAAGTTTGATGGAAGTAGAGCAACGGCTCGCAAGGGTTCTTATTCTTTTTCATGAAAAAATGAATGCAGGTCATGATGCCTTTACCCTGCCCATTTCAAAAAAGGACCTAGCCAGCTATATAGGAACAACTCCAGAATCTGTTAGCAGAAAGCTTTTAGCGTTCGTGTCAAAAAAATGGATAAACATGAATGGACGCAGACAAATACAGCTTCTAGAGTTGGACCAATTAAAAATGATTGCTGGAATGGACTAA
- a CDS encoding DUF1360 domain-containing protein, producing the protein MREISWMTYIMLILASYRLTHLIVFDKITEFIRRPFVKKVKVETQDGTETKEVPTSMFGYLLKCYWCAGVWSAILLGGAYLLFPRVAFVVILIFSIAGGQSIIETFVGVNIKKVDYYSHLKEKD; encoded by the coding sequence TTGAGGGAAATTTCATGGATGACCTATATTATGTTAATTTTAGCGAGCTACCGTTTAACACATTTAATTGTCTTTGATAAGATTACCGAATTTATTCGCAGACCGTTTGTCAAAAAGGTGAAGGTAGAAACGCAGGATGGTACGGAAACAAAGGAAGTTCCCACTTCCATGTTTGGTTATCTATTGAAATGTTATTGGTGTGCGGGCGTTTGGAGTGCCATTTTACTTGGCGGCGCCTATTTGCTTTTTCCAAGAGTGGCCTTTGTCGTTATATTAATCTTTTCCATTGCCGGCGGTCAGTCTATTATCGAAACCTTTGTCGGTGTTAATATTAAAAAGGTTGATTACTATTCACACTTAAAGGAAAAGGATTAA
- a CDS encoding copper resistance protein CopC, whose translation MMFNKISLITALLFFLLGTNVFAHSHLEDSSPKDGAVLTESLKEITLTFETNLEPTSTFTLADANRATIALPVEIKGDQLVGVLPEDLANGSYSIHWKIIGTDGHPLEGDLSFTVQLPETSSSTTQVSSADSSTEKDEQTSTEEAKLTDTASTSKSTDGKEQAASVPTTASPSKPSFKEYVIPFSVAFIIIVGLGSYWLIFRRKHA comes from the coding sequence ATGATGTTTAATAAGATATCTTTAATAACTGCTCTGTTGTTTTTTCTATTAGGAACGAATGTGTTTGCCCATTCTCATTTAGAGGATTCCTCTCCTAAAGATGGCGCGGTGCTTACTGAATCATTGAAAGAAATTACGCTTACGTTTGAAACAAATTTGGAACCAACAAGTACATTTACATTGGCGGATGCAAACCGTGCAACTATTGCTCTACCAGTTGAAATTAAAGGCGACCAGTTAGTGGGTGTTTTGCCTGAGGATCTTGCAAACGGATCTTATTCTATACACTGGAAGATTATTGGGACAGATGGACATCCACTTGAAGGAGACCTTTCTTTTACTGTACAATTGCCTGAGACAAGTAGCTCAACAACCCAAGTTAGTAGTGCGGATTCATCAACTGAAAAAGATGAGCAAACATCAACTGAAGAGGCTAAACTTACAGATACCGCATCCACATCCAAGTCGACTGATGGGAAAGAACAGGCTGCTTCTGTACCTACAACAGCTAGTCCTTCTAAGCCATCTTTCAAGGAATATGTCATCCCGTTTTCTGTTGCCTTCATTATTATTGTTGGCTTAGGGAGCTATTGGTTAATTTTTAGAAGGAAGCATGCCTAA
- a CDS encoding FAD-dependent oxidoreductase: protein MSSSENIPKFPKTFWREIDFPSYPKLTEDLSVDVAIVGAGITGVTAAYLLSKEGVKVALIEAGSVLNGTTGHTTAKLTAQHGLIYDELINHFGKEKARLYFESQMDAIQFVESTVKEKGIDCDFSKEDAYIYAVTDEYSEKLKTEWEAYKSLGIDGALKDSIPFNIQTTAALMMSNQAQYHPLKFLKALLEEAVKAGCVVYENTTAEDIEDDYSEPKVVMKEGQRVSCKQVIIASHFPFYDKPGLYFARMYADRSYAIGLKTDKEYPGGMYISADSPTRSIRYTPYNGEKLLIIGGENHKTGQGVDTLKHYEALEAFAEEVFGIKEYEYRWSAQDLVTLDKLPYIGEITSGREHILVATGYKKWGMTTGILAGHLLTDYVMQRGNPYQELYSPSRFQADPDLSSALTTNADVAKHLLKGKLEIVEKVTDDLQDGEGAVVMYKGKRSGAYKDKNGKLYIVDTTCTHLGCECEWNHAEKSWDCPCHGSRFSYAGDVIEGPARKPLDLIEKG from the coding sequence ATGAGTTCATCTGAAAATATACCAAAGTTTCCGAAAACCTTTTGGCGGGAAATAGATTTTCCCTCTTATCCTAAATTAACTGAAGACCTCTCTGTAGATGTAGCGATTGTCGGTGCCGGAATTACCGGTGTTACCGCAGCCTATTTATTATCCAAAGAAGGAGTAAAGGTCGCCCTTATAGAGGCAGGGAGTGTCTTAAATGGAACAACAGGCCACACCACAGCTAAATTAACAGCACAGCATGGGCTGATTTATGATGAATTGATCAATCATTTCGGAAAAGAAAAGGCAAGACTTTATTTTGAATCACAGATGGATGCCATTCAATTTGTCGAAAGTACGGTAAAAGAAAAAGGAATTGATTGTGATTTTAGTAAGGAAGATGCCTATATTTATGCCGTGACAGACGAGTATTCAGAAAAGCTGAAAACTGAATGGGAAGCTTATAAAAGTCTTGGTATTGATGGTGCTCTGAAAGACTCTATTCCCTTTAATATTCAAACAACAGCAGCTCTAATGATGAGCAATCAAGCCCAGTATCACCCACTCAAATTCCTAAAAGCTTTGCTAGAAGAAGCGGTAAAGGCAGGCTGCGTGGTATACGAGAACACAACGGCTGAGGATATCGAGGACGATTATTCTGAACCTAAGGTGGTAATGAAGGAGGGGCAAAGAGTAAGCTGTAAACAAGTTATCATCGCCTCTCATTTTCCTTTTTATGATAAGCCTGGGCTTTATTTTGCTAGGATGTATGCGGACCGTTCTTATGCCATTGGCCTGAAGACGGACAAAGAGTATCCAGGTGGGATGTATATCAGTGCAGACAGTCCAACCCGTTCGATTCGGTATACACCTTATAATGGGGAAAAATTATTAATCATCGGTGGAGAAAACCACAAAACAGGGCAGGGCGTCGATACATTAAAGCATTATGAAGCACTTGAAGCATTCGCTGAAGAGGTATTTGGGATTAAGGAGTATGAATATCGTTGGTCTGCTCAGGATTTAGTGACGCTTGACAAGCTGCCATATATCGGGGAAATCACATCCGGACGTGAACATATATTAGTAGCTACCGGTTATAAAAAGTGGGGTATGACGACGGGAATTCTTGCCGGTCATTTATTAACTGATTATGTCATGCAACGAGGCAATCCTTACCAAGAGCTGTACTCCCCTTCCCGCTTTCAGGCGGATCCAGATTTATCGAGTGCCCTCACGACGAATGCTGATGTTGCCAAACATCTTTTGAAGGGTAAGCTTGAAATTGTTGAGAAGGTTACGGATGATCTTCAAGATGGTGAAGGCGCGGTTGTTATGTATAAAGGAAAAAGATCAGGTGCCTATAAGGATAAGAACGGTAAGCTTTATATTGTGGATACCACTTGTACTCATTTAGGGTGTGAATGTGAATGGAATCATGCTGAAAAATCATGGGATTGCCCATGCCATGGTTCACGTTTCTCGTATGCGGGCGATGTAATTGAAGGCCCAGCACGAAAACCACTGGATCTGATTGAAAAAGGATGA
- a CDS encoding DEAD/DEAH box helicase, translating into MLNTLKPFLQEAWEKSGFQTPTSIQESAIPLILEGKDLIAESPTGTGKTLAYLLPLLHKIDTNVQGLQAVVLASSQELVMQVYQEFQKWSEGSGVRGTSIIGGANVKRQLEKLKKRPQVIFATPGRLFELIKQKKVKMHEVKLVVLDEGDQLLIPEHLNTVQNIVKSTMNDRQVVLFSATMKAVTEKLAKELTKDQEVLRIEKDEMASSGEVEHIYFSCEPRDKIKLLEKIVRLENSKSLAFINDIGEIQVFKEKLLFKELSIGILHSDMKKLERQAALKSFRDGKMKMLIATDVAARGLDIQGVTHVVQIDSPKDIAQYVHRAGRTGRMGANGTVISLVTEREERELKRYCRELNVPLQKRVFYQGQISEENQRIQKQKR; encoded by the coding sequence ATGTTAAATACGTTAAAGCCTTTTTTACAGGAAGCATGGGAAAAATCAGGGTTTCAAACTCCGACTTCGATTCAAGAATCGGCAATCCCACTGATTTTGGAAGGCAAAGATTTAATCGCTGAATCACCAACAGGAACAGGTAAAACACTTGCTTATTTACTTCCACTGTTACATAAAATCGATACCAATGTTCAAGGTCTACAAGCTGTTGTATTAGCCTCTTCACAAGAACTAGTCATGCAGGTATATCAGGAATTTCAAAAATGGTCAGAGGGAAGCGGAGTCAGAGGCACATCCATTATTGGCGGGGCAAACGTGAAACGCCAGCTTGAAAAATTAAAAAAGCGTCCCCAAGTCATTTTTGCTACACCTGGCCGTCTGTTTGAATTAATTAAACAAAAAAAGGTGAAAATGCACGAAGTGAAATTGGTTGTCCTTGACGAAGGCGATCAGCTGCTCATTCCAGAGCATTTAAACACAGTCCAAAACATTGTTAAATCAACGATGAATGACCGTCAAGTGGTTCTATTCTCTGCGACAATGAAAGCAGTAACAGAAAAATTGGCAAAGGAGCTTACAAAGGATCAAGAGGTTCTACGCATTGAAAAGGATGAAATGGCTTCCTCTGGAGAAGTAGAACATATTTATTTTTCATGTGAACCACGAGATAAAATCAAGCTTCTTGAAAAAATTGTCCGCTTGGAAAACAGTAAATCCTTAGCGTTTATTAATGATATTGGCGAGATTCAAGTGTTTAAAGAAAAATTACTTTTTAAAGAGCTTTCCATCGGAATTCTTCATAGTGACATGAAAAAGCTGGAGCGTCAGGCGGCTTTAAAATCGTTCCGTGATGGTAAAATGAAGATGCTTATTGCGACGGATGTAGCAGCAAGAGGACTTGATATTCAAGGAGTAACCCATGTGGTTCAGATTGATTCACCAAAGGACATTGCTCAGTATGTCCATAGAGCAGGTAGAACAGGAAGAATGGGTGCAAATGGAACGGTCATTTCTCTTGTTACAGAACGAGAAGAAAGAGAACTAAAGCGCTATTGTCGTGAGCTAAATGTTCCGCTTCAAAAGAGAGTATTTTATCAAGGGCAAATTTCTGAAGAAAATCAACGAATTCAAAAACAAAAAAGATAA
- a CDS encoding DUF5658 family protein — MRFCIFLLVAGLLDAVLTHFGIVSGFVTEGNPVMKVVIHKSWSYFYLIKISLPLLLLGLFYLRPLKGWTKTLLISTCILYFSVLVVHAAWMILYINTSF, encoded by the coding sequence ATGAGATTTTGTATATTCCTGCTGGTCGCTGGGTTGCTAGATGCTGTTTTAACTCATTTTGGGATTGTTTCTGGATTTGTGACGGAAGGAAATCCAGTGATGAAGGTGGTTATTCATAAAAGCTGGTCTTATTTCTATTTGATTAAAATATCTCTTCCACTGCTATTGCTGGGTTTGTTCTATTTACGGCCATTAAAGGGATGGACGAAGACTCTCTTGATATCTACCTGTATTTTATATTTTTCCGTCCTAGTGGTTCATGCTGCATGGATGATCCTCTATATTAATACTTCATTTTAA
- a CDS encoding flavodoxin, whose protein sequence is MQACLMVYASMTGNTEELAELIAEGIRKAGGSVEIKDILEADVTDLHNYDGILLGAYTWGDGELPDEFLDFYDEMDQINIAGKKAAAFGSCDSSYEQRGGAVDLLIAKLKELGADVVQDGLKIDLAPNDSEKLQCIKFGQSFMEQISQMRGA, encoded by the coding sequence ATGCAAGCTTGTTTAATGGTTTATGCCAGTATGACAGGGAATACAGAAGAATTAGCGGAATTGATTGCGGAGGGCATTCGAAAGGCCGGAGGGTCAGTAGAAATAAAGGATATTTTAGAGGCAGATGTGACAGATCTTCACAACTACGACGGCATCCTTTTAGGTGCATATACTTGGGGGGATGGGGAGTTACCAGACGAATTTCTCGATTTCTACGATGAAATGGATCAAATAAACATAGCAGGGAAAAAAGCCGCTGCATTTGGCTCCTGTGACTCCTCTTATGAACAACGAGGAGGGGCTGTTGATTTGTTAATTGCAAAGCTAAAGGAGCTCGGCGCAGACGTCGTACAGGACGGATTGAAAATTGATTTAGCTCCAAACGACTCAGAAAAACTACAATGTATTAAGTTTGGTCAGTCGTTTATGGAACAAATTTCACAGATGAGAGGGGCTTAA
- the kynB gene encoding arylformamidase produces MRIYDISRKLENGMPVWPGDTPFQYEVSWPMEESGSVNVGRLELSTHTGTHVDAPFHFDNNGKRIIELDLNLYIGPARVVDMEGKDSIGAADVKGINLDGVTRIIFKTLAWKNSNLFPEKIPHIEPDLAAFLAGKGIRLIGLDVPSVDPIDSKELLAHHSLNKHGIHILESLLLDEIEPGDYELIALPLPLVEGDGSPVRAILRKN; encoded by the coding sequence ATGAGGATTTACGATATTTCTAGGAAGTTGGAAAATGGGATGCCGGTTTGGCCTGGGGATACTCCCTTTCAATATGAAGTCTCGTGGCCAATGGAGGAAAGCGGTTCCGTTAATGTAGGCAGACTTGAATTAAGTACCCATACAGGTACACATGTCGATGCCCCGTTTCATTTTGATAACAATGGAAAAAGAATCATAGAATTGGATCTTAATTTATACATAGGGCCTGCAAGAGTGGTTGATATGGAAGGGAAAGATAGTATTGGAGCAGCGGATGTAAAAGGCATCAATCTTGATGGAGTCACGAGAATCATATTTAAAACTCTTGCCTGGAAGAATTCCAATCTATTCCCGGAGAAGATTCCCCATATTGAGCCGGATTTGGCTGCATTTTTGGCGGGGAAAGGGATTAGGCTTATCGGTTTGGATGTCCCGTCAGTCGATCCAATCGACAGCAAAGAGCTGCTTGCCCATCATAGCTTAAATAAACACGGAATTCACATCCTGGAATCACTCCTCCTCGATGAGATCGAACCTGGAGATTATGAACTTATCGCTTTGCCATTGCCATTAGTAGAAGGAGATGGAAGTCCAGTCCGTGCAATCCTTCGTAAAAACTGA
- a CDS encoding amidase family protein yields the protein MENVKLKQMHDEWLEEVTISEIQEKLDSGELTSKELVLMYLHRVSLYDQKLHSILEINPDALHIAEALDAERREKGTRSQLHGIPILIKDNIDTHDKMHTSAGSLALKDSIALKDSFVAEQLRKAGAVILGKTNMTEWANFMANGMTSGYSSRGGQVLNPYGPGTFDVGGSSAGSGAAIAANFAAAAVGTETSGSILNPSCQNSLVGIKPTVGLISRRGIIPIAHTQDTAGPMARTVQDAAILLNALCGKDEQDPITKTNPFNHFDFTEFLLKEGLIGKRIGIALDGFMELLSKEKQAVVASALEALKTSGADIVDNIEIPSAKAEWKYDVLTYEFKPDLNAYLNQLHPSVGIRSLANLIEFNKKDEEKMLKYGQEVLLESESTSGTLTEAAYFDALEFDLYHSTKQGIDFALEKYELDVIIFPSEKGSHISAKAGYPSIAVPAGFTAAGEPVGITFAGTAYSEPLLIEVAYAYEQMTKCRKAPVLK from the coding sequence ATGGAAAATGTTAAATTAAAACAAATGCATGATGAGTGGCTTGAGGAAGTAACTATCAGTGAAATCCAAGAGAAATTGGATAGCGGTGAGCTTACATCAAAAGAACTGGTTCTCATGTACTTACATAGAGTTTCGCTTTATGATCAAAAGCTGCATTCTATCCTTGAAATTAATCCGGATGCTTTGCATATTGCAGAAGCATTAGATGCGGAGAGAAGGGAAAAAGGCACACGCAGCCAATTGCATGGAATCCCAATTTTAATTAAAGATAATATTGATACTCACGACAAAATGCATACAAGTGCTGGATCTCTAGCCTTAAAGGATTCGATTGCTTTAAAGGATTCTTTCGTCGCAGAGCAGTTACGAAAAGCAGGAGCAGTCATTCTTGGAAAAACCAATATGACAGAGTGGGCTAATTTCATGGCAAATGGAATGACAAGCGGCTATAGTTCTAGAGGCGGTCAGGTGCTCAATCCATATGGACCAGGAACCTTTGATGTCGGAGGCTCTAGTGCTGGTTCAGGAGCTGCAATAGCGGCCAATTTTGCAGCCGCCGCAGTGGGTACGGAGACCTCTGGTTCAATCTTGAACCCATCCTGTCAAAACTCTCTTGTAGGAATCAAGCCAACAGTGGGATTAATTAGCAGAAGAGGGATCATTCCGATTGCGCATACACAGGACACAGCTGGACCGATGGCTAGGACGGTGCAAGATGCAGCCATTCTGCTAAATGCCTTGTGTGGAAAGGATGAACAGGATCCTATTACGAAAACAAATCCGTTTAATCACTTTGACTTTACGGAGTTTCTTTTAAAAGAAGGACTTATAGGTAAGAGAATCGGTATTGCACTCGATGGATTCATGGAGCTTTTAAGTAAAGAGAAGCAAGCGGTTGTGGCTTCAGCTTTAGAAGCGTTGAAAACATCAGGAGCAGACATTGTTGATAATATTGAGATTCCTTCTGCAAAAGCGGAGTGGAAGTATGATGTGTTAACCTATGAATTTAAGCCTGATTTAAATGCCTATTTGAATCAGCTGCACCCTTCTGTTGGTATTCGATCGCTAGCCAATCTGATTGAGTTTAATAAGAAGGATGAGGAAAAAATGCTTAAATATGGGCAAGAGGTATTGCTTGAATCAGAAAGCACGAGTGGAACGCTGACAGAGGCTGCTTATTTCGATGCATTGGAGTTTGATCTTTATCATTCGACGAAGCAAGGGATTGATTTTGCTTTAGAAAAATATGAGCTGGATGTCATTATCTTCCCTAGTGAAAAAGGGTCACATATTAGTGCAAAAGCGGGATACCCATCGATTGCTGTTCCTGCTGGATTTACAGCTGCAGGGGAACCTGTAGGTATTACGTTTGCAGGAACGGCGTATAGTGAGCCACTGTTAATTGAAGTAGCCTATGCTTATGAACAAATGACAAAATGTAGAAAAGCCCCTGTCCTTAAATAA
- a CDS encoding heavy metal-associated domain-containing protein: protein MSMIELALNDVACTGCMGKIKRRIEKITGVEQVKILSGTGKVQIKFNKNHIQIDEINQTIHKLTLRSFD from the coding sequence ATGAGCATGATTGAATTAGCTTTAAATGATGTTGCGTGTACAGGGTGTATGGGAAAAATAAAAAGGAGAATCGAAAAAATCACTGGTGTGGAACAAGTGAAGATCCTGTCAGGAACCGGAAAAGTCCAAATAAAATTTAATAAAAATCATATTCAGATAGATGAAATCAACCAGACCATTCATAAATTAACATTACGTTCATTTGATTAA
- a CDS encoding amino acid decarboxylase, whose protein sequence is MFQIVDKKAVMDVRERIAKGEHPRREILNFIKSAPIGTIFEIHLPHRGEPLIGSIQSLGMNVIVNELEPMHFRLMAVKLSEL, encoded by the coding sequence ATGTTTCAAATCGTAGATAAAAAAGCAGTCATGGATGTTCGGGAAAGAATTGCAAAGGGAGAGCACCCACGACGAGAAATATTAAATTTTATTAAATCCGCACCTATTGGTACGATCTTTGAAATTCATTTGCCACATCGAGGCGAGCCGTTAATTGGGAGCATTCAATCGTTAGGAATGAATGTGATCGTTAATGAACTTGAACCTATGCATTTCCGGCTCATGGCGGTTAAATTATCTGAACTTTAG